In Larimichthys crocea isolate SSNF chromosome VI, L_crocea_2.0, whole genome shotgun sequence, one genomic interval encodes:
- the LOC104940254 gene encoding kelch-like protein 10 isoform X1 yields MKNISNLQRRVKILTCDKDKMSEQGEATATLDSHRSEMEKRVSDMASEVLTKFRLEGTLCDVVIKVGHVEFNAHKIILCRCTSYFRALFTGPWATSKKQIYTIPGVSPEMMHLIINYAYTNSVPVTKDNVVEVLEAADQFLVTGIVQTCFFFLEDRLCLKNCISIWRLLNMYHCPELRHKVLLYILYHFELVCVSQEFLELPVQQLVAIIVNDHLKVKQENIVFEAVLCWINHLPDQRRGHMSVLLSKMRIGLMTTDFFLNIMDNAMIKDNRECMLILNDAMTAFVDFRANRHSKYFCSSLMNRPRLPSAILLVTGGKDNVIYGTSLEVYDVQADCWVTVSTEGTRRAYHGAAVLDNFVYIIGGCTQHDYLKTVQKFDLVSCTWQMMASMNYCRCFVSVAVQNGCIYAMGGYSGHAYCNTVECYKPETNQWIMVAPMHEKRSGASSATLNGKVYICGGFNGCYSLRTAECYDPTTNWWTRISRMMTCRTGLGIAAYKGCIYAVGGSYGDTFLCSAEAYNPESNRWSRVPSMYSPRSHFGIAVVDDQLFVVGGYNDSNSLLTVERYDEEAGMWYRASHIEASRCGLSCCVLYGLYNVVEKLFPRGSLTLPNVEEATGGSI; encoded by the exons atgaaAAACATCTCCAATTTGCAAAGAAGAGTTAAGATACTAACATGTGACAAGGACAAAATGAGTGAACAAGGAGAAGCTACCGCCACATTAGATTCTCACAGAAGTGAAATGGAGAAAAGAGTGAGTGACATGGCATCTGAAGTCTTAACTAAATTCCGTCTGGAAGGAACGCTGTGTGATGTGGTGATCAAAGTCGGCCACGTTGAGTTCAATGCCCACAAGATCATCCTCTGTCGCTGCACCTCATACTTTCG AGCTCTATTCACCGGTCCCTGGGCAACCTCAAAGAAGCAAATCTATACTATCCCTGGGGTGTCGCCTGAGATGATGCACCTCATAATCAATTATGCTTACACCAACTCTGTTCCTGTGACAAAGGATAATGTGGTGGAGGTTTTAGAAGCTGCAGACCAGTTCTTGGTCACAGGGATTGTTCAGacctgcttcttttttctggAGGACCGGCTGTGCCTGAAGAATTGCATCAGCATCTGGAGGCTGTTGAACATGTACCACTGCCCTGAGCTGAGGCACAAGGTCCTCCTCTACATCCTGTACCACTTTGAGTTAGTTTGTGTCTCACAGGAGTTCCTTGAGCTTCCTGTGCAGCAGCTGGTTGCTATCATTGTGAATGATCACCTCAAagtgaaacaagaaaacatagTGTTTGAGGCTGTCCTCTGCTGGATTAACCACCTGCCGGACCAAAGACGAGGTCACATGTCTGTGCTGTTGTCCAAG ATGCGGATAGGTTTGATGACCACTGATTTTTTCCTAAACATAATGGACAATGCCATGATAAAGGACAACAGAGAATGTATGCTCATCCTCAACGATGCAATGACGGCATTTGTAGATTTCAGGGCCAACCGACACTCAAAATATTTCTGCAGCAGCTTGATGAACCGCCCACGCCTACCTTCAGCCATTTTATTGGTCACTGGAGGCAAAGATAATGTCATTTATGGAACCAGCCTTGAGGTGTATGATGTCCAAGCTGACTGCTGGGTTACTGTTAGCACTGAAGGGACTAGGCGCGCTTATCATGGTGCTGCTGTCCTCGACAACTTTGTCTACATAATTGGTGGCTGCACCCAGCACGATTACCTGAAGACAGTGCAAAAGTTTGACCTTGTCTCCTGCACATGGCAAATGATGGCTTCAATGAACTACTGTCGCTGCTTTGTCAGTGTTGCTGTGCAGAATGGGTGCATTTATGCCATGGGAGGCTACAGTGGGCACGCTTACTGCAACACTGTTGAGTGCTATAAACCTGAGACTAACCAGTGGATCATGGTGGCACCTATGCATGAAAAGAGGAGTGGTGCTAGTTCCGCAACTCTAAATGGCAAG GTGTACATTTGCGGTGGCTTCAATGGCTGTTACAGTCTACGCACTGCTGAATGCTATGACCCAACCACCAACTGGTGGACCAGGATCAGCCGCATGATGACCTGCCGAACTGGCTTGGGGATCGCTGCCTACAAAGGCTGCATCTATGCA GTTGGTGGCAGCTATGGGGACACCTTCCTGTGCAGTGCTGAGGCCTACAACCCTGAGTCGAACAGGTGGAGCCGCGTGCCATCCATGTACAGTCCCCGCAGCCACTTTGGCATTGCGGTGGTGGATGACCAACTCTTTGTGGTGGGAGGATACAACGACTCCAACAGTTTGCTCACTGTGGAGCGCTACGATGAAGAGGCTGGTATGTGGTACAGAGCCTCCCACATTGAGGCGTCCCGCTGTggactgagctgctgtgtgttgtatGGACTCTACAACGTGGTGGAGAAGTTGTTCCCTCGTGGTTCCCTGACGCTCCCCAATGTGGAGGAAGCTACAGGAGGATCCATCTGA
- the LOC104940254 gene encoding kelch-like protein 10 isoform X2 codes for MKNISNLQRRVKILTCDKDKMSEQGEATATLDSHRSEMEKRVSDMASEVLTKFRLEGTLCDVVIKVGHVEFNAHKIILCRCTSYFRALFTGPWATSKKQIYTIPGVSPEMMHLIINYAYTNSVPVTKDNVVEVLEAADQFLVTGIVQTCFFFLEDRLCLKNCISIWRLLNMYHCPELRHKVLLYILYHFELVCVSQEFLELPVQQLVAIIVNDHLKVKQENIVFEAVLCWINHLPDQRRGHMSVLLSKMRIGLMTTDFFLNIMDNAMIKDNRECMLILNDAMTAFVDFRANRHSKYFCSSLMNRPRLPSAILLVTGGKDNVIYGTSLEVYDVQADCWVTVSTEGTRRAYHGAAVLDNFVYIIGGCTQHDYLKTVQKFDLVSCTWQMMASMNYCRCFVSVAVQNGCIYAMGGYSGHAYCNTVECYKPETNQWIMVAPMHEKRSGASSATLNGKVYICGGFNGCYSLRTAECYDPTTNWWTRISRMMTCRTGLGIAAYKGCIYALDSHSIPGWWQLWGHLPVQC; via the exons atgaaAAACATCTCCAATTTGCAAAGAAGAGTTAAGATACTAACATGTGACAAGGACAAAATGAGTGAACAAGGAGAAGCTACCGCCACATTAGATTCTCACAGAAGTGAAATGGAGAAAAGAGTGAGTGACATGGCATCTGAAGTCTTAACTAAATTCCGTCTGGAAGGAACGCTGTGTGATGTGGTGATCAAAGTCGGCCACGTTGAGTTCAATGCCCACAAGATCATCCTCTGTCGCTGCACCTCATACTTTCG AGCTCTATTCACCGGTCCCTGGGCAACCTCAAAGAAGCAAATCTATACTATCCCTGGGGTGTCGCCTGAGATGATGCACCTCATAATCAATTATGCTTACACCAACTCTGTTCCTGTGACAAAGGATAATGTGGTGGAGGTTTTAGAAGCTGCAGACCAGTTCTTGGTCACAGGGATTGTTCAGacctgcttcttttttctggAGGACCGGCTGTGCCTGAAGAATTGCATCAGCATCTGGAGGCTGTTGAACATGTACCACTGCCCTGAGCTGAGGCACAAGGTCCTCCTCTACATCCTGTACCACTTTGAGTTAGTTTGTGTCTCACAGGAGTTCCTTGAGCTTCCTGTGCAGCAGCTGGTTGCTATCATTGTGAATGATCACCTCAAagtgaaacaagaaaacatagTGTTTGAGGCTGTCCTCTGCTGGATTAACCACCTGCCGGACCAAAGACGAGGTCACATGTCTGTGCTGTTGTCCAAG ATGCGGATAGGTTTGATGACCACTGATTTTTTCCTAAACATAATGGACAATGCCATGATAAAGGACAACAGAGAATGTATGCTCATCCTCAACGATGCAATGACGGCATTTGTAGATTTCAGGGCCAACCGACACTCAAAATATTTCTGCAGCAGCTTGATGAACCGCCCACGCCTACCTTCAGCCATTTTATTGGTCACTGGAGGCAAAGATAATGTCATTTATGGAACCAGCCTTGAGGTGTATGATGTCCAAGCTGACTGCTGGGTTACTGTTAGCACTGAAGGGACTAGGCGCGCTTATCATGGTGCTGCTGTCCTCGACAACTTTGTCTACATAATTGGTGGCTGCACCCAGCACGATTACCTGAAGACAGTGCAAAAGTTTGACCTTGTCTCCTGCACATGGCAAATGATGGCTTCAATGAACTACTGTCGCTGCTTTGTCAGTGTTGCTGTGCAGAATGGGTGCATTTATGCCATGGGAGGCTACAGTGGGCACGCTTACTGCAACACTGTTGAGTGCTATAAACCTGAGACTAACCAGTGGATCATGGTGGCACCTATGCATGAAAAGAGGAGTGGTGCTAGTTCCGCAACTCTAAATGGCAAG GTGTACATTTGCGGTGGCTTCAATGGCTGTTACAGTCTACGCACTGCTGAATGCTATGACCCAACCACCAACTGGTGGACCAGGATCAGCCGCATGATGACCTGCCGAACTGGCTTGGGGATCGCTGCCTACAAAGGCTGCATCTATGCA CTGGACTCACACTCCATCCCAGGTTGGTGGCAGCTATGGGGACACCTTCCTGTGCAGTGCTGA